AATTTAGTTAActagtaaatatatgaaaaaagtatAACTTTCAAATATCACTTCCCTAGAAATTGCTCTCATCTGATGAGTTCTCCAAAGCATGTGGAAAATtcaggaaggggaagagaaaatcCAAAGAACAAAGATACTCTCCTGCTGAGATTCCCCATCCCAAAAACGCCAAAAGAAACCTCTCTAGTGAATTTGCTAACTGTGAAGGACAAGTTGGGCCCCCTGTGGATCCCTGGGTCCTTCAAACACTTGGGTTAAAAGACCTTGACACTATCGATGACACCTTACCAGCTAACTACAGTGCCCTCGCATCTCGTCCCAGAAGAGTCGCCAGCACATTTTCCCAATTTCCGGATGATGCAGTTGATTATAAAAATGTCCCCAGAGAGGATATGCCAACTGACTATAGAGGTGACACAACAACCCCCTTGCACAGCACTGCCACTCATGGAGAAGATTTCCACAGCCTTTCTCAACTTTCAAATCCCCCAGTGGGGCTGAATACTCTTCCTTACTATACTGCTAATGTGTCACCCAACAAGACAGAGATGGCATTTTCCACATCCCTGAGCCCTCATTGTAATGTGAAAACTCATTCCTTCCACCAGGGACAAGCCTTTGTGCGTCGAGATGAGGAGGGAGGCTGGAAGTTTACCTGGGTCCCTAAGCAGTCTTAGTGACCCCTCTTTTTTATCACAAAGCACTGCCATGAACTGTTTACAAAGACCTCTCTTGCACTTGAATTTGACTATGTGGAATACAGAAGCTATTGCTTAGACGGTCTCCTGCCACTTTAAATGTCACTCTCAATTACCACCTAAATCTGCAGGGAATGGCTTCCAAGAATCCATAATGAAACATGTCCGCGCTTCTTTCACCTAAATTTGACTTGTTTACACACCAATACCTGCTATTGACATCCTCCCTTTGCCCTATACTTGAAGAggtattttccatttgcttctatATTCCTTTAAGACCTAGATAC
Above is a window of Macaca thibetana thibetana isolate TM-01 chromosome 2, ASM2454274v1, whole genome shotgun sequence DNA encoding:
- the GMNC gene encoding geminin coiled-coil domain-containing protein 1; translated protein: MNTILPCQDQYFVGGQSYNCPYSTTTSESSVDVSTETWVSFWAAGLLDNRELQQAPQAQDSFSDSNFSLPDLCSWEEAQLSSQLYRNKQLQDTLVQKEEELARLHEENNHLRQYLNSALVKCLEEKAKKLLSSDEFSKACGKFRKGKRKSKEQRYSPAEIPHPKNAKRNLSSEFANCEGQVGPPVDPWVLQTLGLKDLDTIDDTLPANYSALASRPRRVASTFSQFPDDAVDYKNVPREDMPTDYRGDTTTPLHSTATHGEDFHSLSQLSNPPVGLNTLPYYTANVSPNKTEMAFSTSLSPHCNVKTHSFHQGQAFVRRDEEGGWKFTWVPKQS